Proteins encoded within one genomic window of Episyrphus balteatus chromosome 1, idEpiBalt1.1, whole genome shotgun sequence:
- the LOC129921096 gene encoding D-aspartate oxidase: MNLGILGCGVIGLTTAIELQKEFPNAQVSIIADRFNKDTTSYVAAGIFRPGTSFMGPSLDVTQKWITDAFNYWDDIRKSSEAPLAGVCQLSGYIFSTTSPSIVRNHFIEKLLPIYRQTTEEELTLCHGGWKYGSFFTTVLTDSRIYLPYATKKFLAAGGKIIEQNVTSFFDINQKFDVLVNCTGMGAKELCQDQQLVPIRGQVLKVRAPWLKMAFYGDYDTYIIPGFESVTLGGCRQFDSYNRDVCKYDSLAIRERCYGMLPSLKKADILEEAVGLRPHRSVVRVEPEFKQTHGGRTMKIVHNYGHGGYGVTTAPGTALHAVKLVRDVLSSSNMSKL, translated from the exons ATGAATTTAGGAATTTTGGGTTGTGGAGTTATCGGTCTGACAACTGCAATTGAATTACAAAAAGAATTTCCTAATGCTCAAGTGTCAATAATTGCTGATCGATTTAATAAAGATACAACGAGCTATGTAGCAGCAGGAATTTTTAGACCTGGTACTAGTTTTATGGGACCATCACTTGATGTCACACA AAAATGGATTACTGATGCATTTAATTACTGGGATGATATTCGTAAATCATCTGAAGCACCACTTGCTGGTGTTTGTCAATTATctggatatattttttcaacAACTAGTCCATCAATTGTTCGG aatcaTTTCATTGAAAAGCTCCTACCAATTTATCGCCAAACAACAGAAGAAGAATTAACATTATGTCATGGTGGATGGAAATATGGTTCATTTTTTACCACTGTCCTAACGGACAGTCGAATTTATTTGCCATATGcaacaaaaaa ATTCCTAGCAGCAGGTGGCAAAATAATCGAACAAAATGTCACATCATTCtttgatattaatcaaaaatttgacgTTTTAGTCAACTGCACTGGAATGGGCGCCAAAGAACTTTGTCAAGATCAACAATTAGTTCCAATTCGAGGACAAGTTCTTAAAGTTCGCGCTCCATGGTTAAAAATGGCATTTTATGGTGATTACGATACTTATATCATCCCTGGATTTGAAAGTGTCACTTTAGGTGGATGTCGTCAATTTGACAGTTATAACAGAGATGTATGCAAATATGATTCGTTAGCAATTCGTGAACGCTGTTATGGAATGTTACCTAGTTTGAAAAAGGCTGACATTTTAGAAGAAGCTGTTGGACTTCGACCACATAGATCGGTGGTAAGGGTTGAACCAGAGTTTAAACAAACTCATGGTGGAAGAACAATGAAAATTGTACACAATTATGGTCATGGTGGATATGGAGTGACAACTGCTCCTGGAACAGCTCTGCATGCTGTCAAACTAGTCAGGGATGTTTTATCGTCGAGTAATATGAGTAAATTGTAA